The Pseudoxanthomonas sp. CF385 sequence TCCTGCAACCCAGTAGCGTGGAGATGCTGGACGCCGCGATCCGCCTGGTGAAGCTGCTCGATACGCCGCACGACATCCCGCTGCTCGGGCCGTTGATCGAACGCGAGATCCTGTACCGCGTGCTGTGCAGCCCGCAGGGCGCGATGCTGCGCCACATCGGCATCGCCGACAGCCAGGGCCAGCGCGTGGCCAAGGCGATCCACTGGTTGCGGCAGCATTACGCGCAGCCTTTGCGCATCGACCACATCGCCCGCGAGGTGCACATGAGCGCGTCGGCGCTGCACCACCACTTCAAGGCCGTGACCGCGATGAGTCCGCTGCAGTACCAGAAGCAGTTGCGCCTCCAGGAGGCTCGCCGACTGATGCTGAGCGAGGTCATGGACGCCGCCAGCGCCGGCCACCGCGTGGGCTACGAAAGCCCGTCGCAGTTCAGCCGGGAATACAGCCGCATGTTCGGCGCCCCGCCGGTCCGCGACGTGGAGCGCCTGCGCAGCCTCTGAACGGGCCGGAAACCGGCGCTGAACATGCCGTAAGCCCGGCGTCGTGCGCCGTTGCCGCACCCCCGTACGCGGCGCACAATCCTCTCGGATATCTCCCGAGGAACGGTCATGAAAGCCTCCGCCCTGCTGCTCGCCTCCTTCGTCGCGCTCACGGCCGCGATGCCCGCCGAGGCGCGGCAGAAGAACGTCACCGATCCCGAGATCCCGCGCAGCCTGCCCACCGAAGGCGGCGCCGTCAGCGTCCAGTGGACCGACCCCGGGCAGTTCAGCGAGATCAAGTTCAGCGGCAACCGCTGGGAATCGAAGCGCGGCACCTGGGTGACCGACCTGGCGGAGTACCTGCGCGATGAAGCCGGCCAGCGGCTCGCCCGCGGCCAGACGCTGGACGTCACCATCACCGACATCGACCGTGCCGGCCGCTACGAACCTGCGGTTCGCCCCGGCATGGAAGACATCCGCATCGTCAAGGACATCTACCCGCCGCGGATGACGTTGAACTTCGTCGTGAAGGGCGCGGATGGGCAGGTGGTCGCGGAAGGCGAGCGCAAGCTGGTCGACCACGGCTTCCTGATGGGTTCCAACCTCAACAGCACCGACACCCTGCGCTACGAGAAGCGCATGATCGACGACTGGCTGCGTCGCGAGTTCAAGGCCAACGCCGCGCTGACGTCCACGCCCTGATGCAGTGACTCAGGGTGCCGGTGCCGCCCCGCGCGGCGCCGGCTCGTGCGGGTAGACCGCCGACACCGAACACTGCACGCGTATGCCGCGGCGAGACCAGCGCCGTTCGTCGCCGGGCATCCACGCATCCGCATTGCCGGAATCGAAGAGGCTGTTGCCGCCGCTGTCCTGCGCCACCACGCGGTCGCCGGGATTGCCGCAGATGAGCCCGATGCCGACGCCGGACCGGAAGACGATGGCCGGTGCGGAGTCCAGGTCGGGGCAGCTCTGCGCGAGCTCGACCCGGTAATAGCGGTGTCCGCCCGAACGACGCGGCGACAACTCCACCAGCATGCCCTCGCTGTCCTCCGACCACGCGCGCAGGTAGCGCGGGTTGAAGCAGAAGCTCGACGAACCGGCGAAGCCGCGCCGCCGCGGCGCACGTACTTCCACCGTTTCCAGCGTGGCGACGCCATCCTCCGATCCCTGCGATGCGCGCGCCATGGCGGCGTACTCGCGCGCGTCGATCGTCGCGATCCCGGTCACCGCGCAGGTGGCCTCGCCGATGCGCACGTATTCCTGGCCGGTCCCGCACACCCAGCCCTCGCGGGCCAGCAGGACGGCATCGGCCCGGCCGGCACCGGGACATCCTTCGGACAGGGTGATGCGGAAGCGCTGTCCGTCCCGACCCTGCACGGCGAGTTCCGTGGACGACGCCTGGCGCACCTCGCCCATCTGCCGGGCATCCAGGCAGCCGGGGGCGGGTGGAACGCGCGGCGGCGCGTCGGGCGCTTGCGCGCGCACCGACTGGGGCAGCGCCAACGTCGTCAACAAGGCCAGCATCCAGCGCATCCGTGCATCTCCCGGGGAACGCGGCGATGGTAAACCAGGCTTGTGGCACGCCGGGGGAGGCACCATATCCATGGCATCCCTTCTTCCGCGGAGCACGTCCATGGCGACCTTCGACCTCACCCCGCCCACCGATGCGCAACGCACGGCGCTGGTCGCCGGCCTGAGCGAAGACGAACGCCGGGTGTTGCTGCAGCACGGTACCGAGGCGCCTTTCTGCGGCGTGTTCCTGGACAACAAGCAGGACGGCGTCTACACCTGCCGCCTGTGCGGCCTGCCGCTGTTCCGCTCCAGCGCCAAGTTCGATTCCGGCACGGGCTGGCCGAGCTTCTTCCAGCCGGTGGACGAAGCGCACGTCGGCCGCATCCGCGATATCAGCTACGGCATGATCCGCACCGAGATCGTCTGCGCCCGCTGCCACAGCCACCTGGGCCACGTGTTCCCGGACGGTCCGCCGCCGACCGGCGAGCGCCACTGCCTGAACTCGGTCTCGCTGGCCTTCACGCCGCACGGCGCCGCCCTGCCCGACCCGCTGCAGCGCGGCGGTGCGGAGTCGCAGCCTGCGGGGTGATGCCGGCCGCCTGTCACGAGACGGGCACATGACGGCGGTAGCCTGACCGTCACCCAACCGTCGCCCGGCTGTCATACATGGCCGCATCCACCGATACGCACGCCGCCATGCCGACATTCTCCGGATTGCCGGGCGCGCTCTGGTTGTACCGGTTCCACGGCGAAGGCCGCGCCCATGCGCTCGATGCCGCGTCCACCGGCCTCGATATGCTGGATGCGTCCACCGACGCCTGGCATTGGCTGCACCTGGACCTCAGCGATGTGCGCAGCGCACAGGTGGTGGCGGTCCTGCCGATTCCCGAGGACGCCCGCGACACGCTGCTGTCGCCGGATTCGCACGTGAACCTGCAGCGCGAAGACACTGCGGCCTACGGCGTCTTCGTCGACTGGACGCACCAGCGCGGCGTCGATCTCGCGGCCGAAGGCCAGTTGCGGGGCGACGACGGCATCGGCTGGCTGCACTTCGCGATGACGGAGCGCCTGCTGGTCACCGCGCGCCGCCAGGCTTTGCGCTCGGTCGAGGCCGCGCGCCGTGCGGTGATCGTCGGCGTGCAGGCCGATGCGCCGGTCCGCCTGCTGGAGATGGTGGCCGGCCGCTTCGCCGATACGGTGGAGCGCAGCAGCGATGGACTGTCGACGCGGCTGGACCGCATCGAGGACCGCGTGCTGGCGGACAGCATCGGCGAAGAGCGCCGCGACCTGGCCCAGTTGCGCCACCAGACCGTGCGCCTGCACCGGCCGCTCACCGCGATGCGGCGCGTGCTGAAACCGTTCGAGCAACGCCATGCGGGCGATGCCGACGACGACCTGCTGCTCGCCATCGCACGCCTCAACCAGCGTTTCGACGATCTCGACGGGGATGTCGGTACGCTGCAGGAACGCGCGCGCCTGTTGCAGGACGAAGTGGCGGCCAAGCTCGCCGAACGCACCAACCGGCATCTCTACGTGCTGTCGATGATCACCGCGCTGTTGCTGCCGCCCAGCCTGGTCGCCGGCCTGTTCGGCATGAACCTGCCCGGGCTGCCGTTCGCGCACAGCACCCACGGCCTGGCATTCGCGCTGCTGCTCGGCGCGGCCTCGAGCGTGGTGGTCTACCTGCTGCTGCGGCGCATGGGCGTGGCGCGTTCGACCTGAGCACGACGCGCGGCCGCGCTATCCTAGCGGCCTGATGACGCTTCCCCTCCGCACCGCCACCCGCTACGTCACCCCGCTGCGCGAAGGCGGCTCCATGCCCGCCGTGGTCGAAGCCGACGACGACGGCCTCTACGTCCTGAAGTTCCGCGGCGCCGGCCAGGGGCCTAAGGCGCTGGTGGCCGAGGTGATCGCCGGCGGCCTGGCCCGCGCCCTGCAGCTGCCGATGCCGGACCTGGCGCTGATGGCGCTCGATGCCGACCTCGCCCGCACCGAAGGCGACCCGGAGATCCAGGACCTGATCAAGGCCAGCGCCGGCATCAACCTGGCGATGGACTACCTGCCCGGCGCGGTGAACTTCGACCCGGTCGCCGAACAGCCCGATCCGGAGCTGGCCTCGCGCATCGTCTGGTTCGACGCCTTCATCAGCAACGTCGACCGCACCGCGCGCAACACCAACCTGCTGATGTGGCACCGCAAGCTGTACCTGATCGACCACGGCGCGGCGTTGTACTTCCACCACGGCTGGGACGGCGATCTGGCCGGCGCCGGCAAGCCGTTCCCGCTGATCCGCGATCACGTGCTGCTGCGCTGGGCCTCGCGGCTGGCCGAGGTCGACGCCGCCATGGCGGCCAGGCTGACGGAGGCCACCATCGCCGACGTCGTCGCCGACGTGCCCGATGCGTGGCTGGAAGGGCCGGACCGCTTCGGCGATGCCCCCACCCAGCGCGCGGCCTACGTCGCGTACCTGGTACAGCGCCTCGCGCAGCGCGAGGCCTTCGTGCAGGAGGCGATCCGTGCACGCACATGACACCTACGACTACGCGGTGATCCGCGTCGTCCCGCGCGTGGAGCGCGAGGAGTTCGTCAACGTCGGCATCATCCTGTCGTGCGAGCGCGCGGGCTTCCTCGAAGCGCGCATCGAACTCGATGAAGCGCGCCTGCGCATGCTGGACCCCGGGCTGGACATCGAATCACTGCGCCGCCACCTGGAGACCATCCCGGCGATCTGCCGCGGCGGCGAAGCGGCGGCGCCGATCGGCCTGTTGCCGCCGCGCGCGCGCTTCCACTGGCTCACCGCCAAGCGCAGCTCGATCATCCAGACCTCGCCGGTGCACATGGGCCGCTGCGGCGACCTGCCGGCCACGCTCGAACACCTGATGGACCGCATGGTGCGGCCGCCGAAAGCCACCGCGCCGCGATGAGCGTCTACGTGGACGATGCCGTCACGTTCTGGCGCGGCCGCCGCTGGGCCCACATGATGGCCGACACGCTGGACGAGCTGCATGCGATGGCGGCGCGCCTGGGCATGCCGCGCCGCGCCTTCCAGGACAAGCGCAGCGGCGCGCATTACGACCTCACCGAAGAACTGCGCGCCGAGGCGCTACGCCTCGGCGCCGTCGCGATTTCCCGTCATCAGGACCGCGACCAGGTCCGCACGATCATCCGCATCGCCCGCTCCCAGTGGAGCGGGCTGCCCGCGGACGACTGACCGCGAGGCTCAGAGACGCTTGGCCTTGCCGGTGCGGATGGCCTCACCGACCAGACGATCCACATCGCTCTGCATCCGCATCGCGGCGGCCGCCTGCTGACGGCCAAGCGCTTCCTGCTGGCGCGCGAGCGGTTCCTGCTGGCGGGCCAATGCCTCCTGCCGTTTCGCCAGGGCGTCCTGCTCCCGTGCCAGCGTTTCCATCTTGCGATCGAACTCCACCTGACGACCCTGTCCACCCCGCATCGCGGCCGAGGCCTGTTCGGTGGCGATGGCGGCCATCTTCACGCCGAGCTCGCCCTGCTTCTCACCCAGCGCACCCTGGCGTTCGCCGAGCGCGCCCTGCTGTTCGCCCAGCTTGCCTTGCTGCGCACCCAGGGCTTCCATCGGTGCGTGCGCGGCCTTGATCTGCTTCAGGGTGGCCGTGTCGCGTACCACGTACTGCTTGCCATCCTGGCGCACCCACAGCACCGGCGCGCTGCCTTGCTGCTGCTTGCGGGCGGTGACGATGTCGTCGCTGCGGCCGGCCATCGTGACCTCGTTGCCGTCGATCAGCACATAGGCATCGCCACCGCCCTCGCGATCGATGTTGATCACCTGCGTGCTGCTCGTGCTGCTGTGGCCGGGATGCTTCGGGGGTGCGGGCGGGGTGGGCGGCGCCGGCGGGGCCACCTTGGGCACGGCCGGCACTGCAGGCGGCGGCGGAGGCGCGGGAACGGCGTAGCCATTCGCCGCGACGATGGCGCGCGGTGCGGCGGCCGGGCGAGCGGCCGGCGTGGCCGCGGTCGCTGCGACCGGCGCCGCGGCGGGGGTGGCCGACGTTGCGGCGGTGGCGGCCACGGGGGCCGTTGCGTTCGTCGCGGCGGCCGCGGGCACCGGCGCGACGGGCGCCACCGGTGCACTGGCGGTGACCTGGTACGGAACGGCGCCAAACAGGACCAGACCGATGGTCAGGGCCAGCGCGCTGCTGCGCAGGGGCGATGCGGTGTGCTGGAGCATGAGCAGTCTCCTCTTGAGGATGCGGAACGTGGGGGAGGCGCCGGCGAGCGCCGGCGACGGTGCGGTGGCGACGCCCAGCTTCACCAGCAGGCGGCCGTAGTCGTGGGGCGCGTGGCGCTCGTCGGCCAGCACGGCGGCGTCGCAGGCGACTTCGCGGGCCAGGCCGTACTCGCGCGCGGCGAGGTGGGCGACGGGATGGAAGAAGAACAGGTGCTGCGCCAGGGCCGGCATCCATGCCCACCACAGATCGCGACGCTGCAGGTGGGCGAGTTCGTGGTGCAGCGCCATGCGCAGGTCGTCGCCGCGCATCCGCGCCAGGCCGGCCGCGGGCAGCAGCAGCACGGGGCGCCAGGGCCCGGCCAGCATCGGCGACTCGATGTCGTCGCTGACGCGCAGTGCCGGCAACGTGTCGAGGCCGAGATGGCGACCGAGTGCGGCGTACTCTGCCGTCGCGCGCGGATCGGTGCACGGCATCGCGCGCGCCAGCTGTCCGCGCAGGCGAATCCACTGTCGCGCGGTGTTGAGCAGCATGACCGTCACGCCGGCAAGCCAGGCGGCCAGCAGCCAGACCGGCCAGCCGAATTGCAGTCCGGCGTCCTGGGCAACCGGGGGGAGCGTGGCGGTGGCCGCCGATGCGACGGAGGCGGTCGTTGCCGCAGCATCGACCGTCATCGGAACCGCCTGCACCGCGACGGACGCGGAAGGCGCGGCGGGCAGCAACGGCAATCCGACCGGCGCATGCCAGAACAGCCCCACCACCATCTGCGTGGCGACCAACCACCACAGCCAGGCGCGGGTGCGGGCATCGAGCCGCGGCAGGAACCGGCACAGCGCCCAGACCAGGGCCGCGAGCAGGACGGCTTGCCCGCCGACGGCGAGCAGGCGCGAGGCGACCAGGTCGGCGAACGCTTCCAGGCCCATGTCAGCTCTCCTTCCGCTTGGACTGCAGGTTGGCGACCAGCGCCTCCAGTTCGGCCAGTTCGTCGTCGCTCACTTCCGAGCGTTGCGACATCCACGCCACGAACGGCGACAGCGAGCCCTGCAGGGTCTTCTCCACGAAGCTGCCGACCGCGCTGCGCATGACGTCGTCGGACTGGGCCACCGGGGCGTAGCGGTACACGCCGTCCACCGGCCGGCGGCGCAGATAGGCCTTGGCCCTCAGCCGTTCCATCATCGTCAGCACGGTGGAGCGGGCCAGACCGCGCGGCTCGCCGAACGCGCCCGCGACCTCGCCGACGCTGGCCTCGCCGTGTTCGGACAGGTGCTGCAGCAGTGCCAGTTCCTGGTCGCCGATGGACTTGCGGGCCTTGCCGGGCATGGAATCGCCTCATGACTACAGTTGTCGTCAACATGCCCGTGACGACAACTGTAGTCAACCCTGCCGAAGGTCACTCCCGGCCCGGCCCCGACGAACGGTCGCCCCTCAAGAAACCGGGTGACAGGCCGATCCAGAGGAAACCCCACCCCTGCGTCAATGTCGCCATGCTCATCATCGTCGGCTTCATCATCGTCACCCTGAGCGTGATCGGCGGCTACCTCGGCTCGCACGGCAAGCTCGGCGCCCTGTGGCAGCCCTTCGAGCTGGTCATCATCGGCGGCGCGGCGCTCGGCGCCTTCATGGCCAGCAACCCGACCAAGGTGGTCAAGAGCACGATCTCGGCCACGCTGTCGGTGTTCAAGGGCGCCAAGTACAAGTCGTCGGATTACCTCGACGTGCTGACGCTGATCCACGAGATGCTCAACAAGGCCCGCCGCGACGGTTTCATGTCGCTGGAAGAGCACATCGAGAACCCGACCAACAGCCCGCTGTTCCAGAAATATCCCAAGATCCTCGCCGACCACCACCTGCTCGACTTCCTGACCGAGTGCCTGCGCCTGATGGTGGGCAGCAACATCGAACCGCACGAGCTGGAGCCGCTGCTCGAGCTGGAACTGGAGAAGCACCACCACGAAGCGATGGCGCCGGCGCATGCGCTGCAGAAAGTGTCCGACGGCCTGCCCGGCTTCGGCATCGTGGCCGCGGTGCTCGGCATCATCGTGACGATGGGCTCGATCGGCGGCGACATCGCCGCGGTCGGCGCGCACGTCGCGGCCGCCCTGGTCGGCACCTTCCTCGGCATCCTGCTGGCCTACGGCTTCGTCTCGCCGCTGGCCGCCGCGATCGAAGCGCAGGTGGAGCAGGACAGCCGCATGTACGAGTCGGTGAAGACGGCGTTGCTGGCCTGCCTGCGCGGCTACAACCCCGCCGTGGCGCTCGAGTTCGCCCGCAAGACCCTGCCCTCCGATGTGCGTCCGCCGTTTGCGGAATTCGAAGCGCACCTGAAGGCCAACAAGTAAGCCACGGCGATGAGCGAGCAACGCCCCACCATCATCGTCCGACGGGTCAAGAAGGTCGCCGGCGGCGGCCATCACGGCGGTTCGTGGAAGGTCGCCTATGCGGACTTCGTGACCGCGATGATGGCGTTCTTCCTGGTGATGTGGCTGATGGGCGCCACCACCAACAAGGACCGCGCGGCGATCTCGGAGTATTTCCGGAATCCCAGCCCGCTGAGCGGCAAGAGCTTCTCCCCCGCACCCGGCCCGGCCGGCCCGGGCGGCGCGAGCACGTCGATGATCAAGCTCGGCGGCACGATGGACCTGCCGAAGGGCGAGAGCGACAACCCGTTCGAGAAGCCGCCGGGCGATGCCCAGCAGGTTTCCGAGGAACAGCAGAAGGCGCAGGAGAAGCAGCGGCTCGAGACGCTGATGCAGGCGCTGCAGGAAGCCATCGGCAAGAGCCAGGCGCTGGAGCCGTTCAAGGACCAGTTGCTGCTCGACCTGACGCCGGAAGGCCTGCGCATCCAGATCGTCGACCAGCAGAACCGCCCGATGTTCGATCTCGGCGGCACGGTGCTGAAGCCCTACACGCAGGCGATCCTCGCCGAGCTGGCCGGCTTCATCAACCAGGTGCCGAACCACATCAGCATCACCGGCCACACGGATACGACGCAGTACACCTCCAACCGCGGCTACACCAACTGGGAACTCAGCGCCGAGCGCGCCAACGCCGCACGCCGCGCGCTGGTGGTGGGTGGCATGCAGGAGGACAAGGTGTCGCGCGTGGTCGGCCTGTCGTCGTCGGTACTGTTCGACAAGCAGAACCCGCAGAACCCGATCAACCGCCGCATCAGCATCGTGGTGATGACCAAGGCCGCCGAGGAAGCGATGCAGGGCGAAGGCCAGCTGCTCGCCCCCGGCGCACCGAAGCCCGACGCCGACACCGCGATGCCCGACGCGCCGGTGCAGGCGACGGCGACCTCAGCACCGGCGCCGACACCGGCGGCCAACGCACAGGACAGCGCAGCGCCCTGACGCCGCATGGACTTACGACCCGCGCACCCTCAGCCGGCGGGGCAGCGGGTAAGACGCTTGGTGCAGTCGCGCGGTCCCCAGTCGCTGCGTCGCCAGCAATAGGTGTCCTGATCCAGGACAACCGCGTCCCACGACACCAGGTTGCCCGCGTCGTCACGCCGATCCTCGCCGTCCATGCGCATCGCAAGCGCATTGCCATTCCTGCCGGTGACCGTGTAGCTGGTCAGCTTCAATTCGATAGGCCCCTCCAGCTCGGTGGGCTGCCGTATGTGCATCCGCTTCCCACCCTTGGCGAAGCTGATCTTCGCCGGCATGCGCTTGCAGTCCGCGCTGCTCCAACCCCATTGACCCGGCAGGATGTCGTAGGGAGAGAGCACGCCGCCGCGCTCGCCCACGGCGGCCCCGGATGCCAACAGAATGACCAGTGCCACGCATCCCCTCATTTTCATGCGCCCCTCCGTAAGGCCTGCATCCCTCCCGAAGCGTGCATCCGCATGCTTCTCCACGCAAGCCGTAGTACGCAACGTCATGGCGATCTCGAAGCAGGCCCCTTCACCTCGATGGTGTTGCCATCGGGATCGTCGAAATAGAGCGAGGGCCCGTCGCCTTCCGCGCCGAAGTTGATCGCCACCGGCGCCGGCGTGATGCCGAAGCGCGCCAGATGCGCACGCAGCGCCGCCTCGTCGAACGGCTCGATGCGCAGGCAGAGGTGATCGACGTTGCGTCCCTCCTCGCCCGCCGCTGCCCCGCCACGCGCGCCCAGCGTCCCGTCGACGCTGACCAGATCGATCATCGAAGCGCCCGCGCGCAGATGCACCAGGCCCAGGTGTTCGCGTTGGCGCACCACCTGGCAGCCCAGCACGTCGCCGTAGAAACGGAGGCTGCGCGCGAGATCGCGCACGCGCAGGACGAGGTGGTCGATCCGCTCGACTTCGAAAGGCCGCGTCATCGGAGACAACTCCTGGAGGGTTGCAGGTGCGACGATCCGGGGGACGCGATTTCGACATCGGGTGCGACATCACGGCGTTGACGCAGCTGAACGGAGCGCGCACAATCCGCGCCGATCAGCCAGCACCGAGTCGCTTCATAGAAGTTCTCACCGCCAGCGGAACGTGCCCTCCGGGCCCCCACTCGCTCCGAGAACTCGATGAAACTTCTGACCCTGGCGATCCTGTCGGCGTTGTCCGCCGGCGCGCACGCGGCTGACGCCGCATCCTCCGACACGCCCGCTCCGGCCACCGCCGTTCCGCCGGCGACCACGCCGGAATATCTCAAGCCCACGACGCTCGATACGCTGAAGGTCATCGGCCAGCGCCTGTTCCCGTATCAGGAAGGCCTGATGCTGGACGAGCGCTACATCGACGAGCAGGCCAAGGGCAATGGCGATATCGCGACATTGCTGCGGATCAACCCGAACGTGCAGTTCGACGATACGGCGTCCCACTCACGCAACATGGGCGAGATCCGGCCCGCCGAGATCAGCATCAACGGCGGCCTGTACTACCAGAACGCCTTCGTGGTCGACGGCGCAAGCTTCAACAACGACCTCGACCCCGCCAGCAACAACCCGAACCATTTCGCCGATCCGCCGAGCCATACGCAGGGCATCGCGATCGACACCAGCCTGATCGGCAGCCTCACCGTCTATGACAGCAACGTGCCGGCGAGTTACGGCGGCTTCAATGGTGGCGTCGTCGATGCGGAGACCCGCCAGGCCAAGGATGCGTTCTCGGGCAAGCTGTCATTCCGCATGACCCGCTCGGTCTGGAACGAAGTGCATGTGAACGATGACTACCGCCAGGTCTTCGAGGAGTCCTCGAGCCTCGCGAACCAGCCCATCTACGACAAGCACCAGGCCAACCTGACCCTGGAAGGGCGGACCGCCTCCGGCATCGGCCTGATCGGCACGATCAACCGTACGCGCTCGGAAATCCCGCTGCGTGCCCATTCGGGCGGGCGGACGCCCGAGTTCGACGAGCCCGTGAAGGACACCATCCGCGAGAACACCAGCTACAGCCTGCGCGGCGACTGGAAGAACGACACTGGGCTGACCCTGAGCGGCAGCGTCGTCTATGCGCCGACCGACGAGACGTACTTCATCGAGAACGCGCGTGATTCCTGGTTCGACCTGAAGCAAGGCGGCCCGATCATCAGCCTGCGCGCTACGCTGGACCACGGCGCCTGGACCTTGGGCAACACCCTCAGCTACTCCGACCTGGACAGTTCGCGTCGTAGCGACGTGGACTTCTGGCGCAGCTGGCGCTGGTCGGAGGACAAGAACTGGGGCACGAATCCCAGTGCATCCGGCCTGAGTACCGAGGGCAATTGGGGCAACGTGGACCAGACCAATCGCACCCTGGCCTACAAGTTCATCGCGGACCGTGATGCGATCTCTTTCGGGAACACCCAGCACCGACTGCAGTTCGGCGCGGAGGCCTCCCGACGCGAAGCCACGTATCGCCGGCTTAACGACCACTACGCGTGGATCTCACCCCTCGCCACGTCCACCTGCACGGACGCCCGGGGCGTCGTCGATACCGTCACCTGCTCGCTGGCGCCGGCACGCGGCTTCAATGGCCGCGGCCAGTTCCTATCCCGCCTGACGACCTACCACGCAGGCTACTTCGAGGCCGAATCCACGGACTGGGCCGCGTTTGCACAGGACGACATCCGCGCCGGCAACTGGAGCTTCCGTCCTGGCGTACGCGTGGACGGGAGCACGCTGACCGAGCAGACCACCATCGCGCCACGCTTCGCGATGTCGTGGGACCTGTTCGGCAACCAGCAATCGTTGCTGACGGCAGGCGCGAACCGCTACTACGGCCGCAATTTCTTCGCCTACAAG is a genomic window containing:
- a CDS encoding TonB-dependent receptor plug domain-containing protein, whose product is MKLLTLAILSALSAGAHAADAASSDTPAPATAVPPATTPEYLKPTTLDTLKVIGQRLFPYQEGLMLDERYIDEQAKGNGDIATLLRINPNVQFDDTASHSRNMGEIRPAEISINGGLYYQNAFVVDGASFNNDLDPASNNPNHFADPPSHTQGIAIDTSLIGSLTVYDSNVPASYGGFNGGVVDAETRQAKDAFSGKLSFRMTRSVWNEVHVNDDYRQVFEESSSLANQPIYDKHQANLTLEGRTASGIGLIGTINRTRSEIPLRAHSGGRTPEFDEPVKDTIRENTSYSLRGDWKNDTGLTLSGSVVYAPTDETYFIENARDSWFDLKQGGPIISLRATLDHGAWTLGNTLSYSDLDSSRRSDVDFWRSWRWSEDKNWGTNPSASGLSTEGNWGNVDQTNRTLAYKFIADRDAISFGNTQHRLQFGAEASRREATYRRLNDHYAWISPLATSTCTDARGVVDTVTCSLAPARGFNGRGQFLSRLTTYHAGYFEAESTDWAAFAQDDIRAGNWSFRPGVRVDGSTLTEQTTIAPRFAMSWDLFGNQQSLLTAGANRYYGRNFFAYKLREGRERLETSQSRVATGGNALVWSAPVQSTTQTRFEELDVPHSDELSLGFNQAWGNYDLNAKYVRRENRDEVMRVRVASGDSSGYYSANVYEYQNVGRAESDTYTLSIGARRPWQWGPSTSTAQLAFDYTDTRRAYTGSYQDYSTNYDETDYNAIVRYEGDIMRAYDIPADSFNRPWTARLATQTRIEAWGLLWSNFLRYRAGYLGVSQVGYEDYQGDRIEVFEQVDYPHSFTWDTVVEYAFDLPHEQQIYARIEVQNALNRANRISGSTYAALYEPGRSYWLELGYRF